The genomic segment TACATTAACAGAGTGTAAATGGAGTGTCAAAACCAAGTGTCAAGGGTCATTTACAGGGACTGGGTTGGATTCCACAAAATTATTTCCAGCCTTTAACTGAGGATTTATgtttataaaatacaaataacgTGCATAAAATGTGGATGTGATTCATTTGTCAAAAAGACATCTCTTGGTTATGGCTGatctaaaataatattacaaaaaatgacagcaaaatagcattatattatacacacatttatattgtgaaattaGGTTGTGGTACTTTGTTATCTTTAAAGGGTGAGTCCCTGGAtgaaaggtttgggaaacacagcattttacTGTTggtaattaattaaaaatatacaccaacatatatatttctttatttaataatgaattgtgtctttgtcaATGAGTCAATATGACACTAATTTTTTTCTACCCGTTACCTGTATAGAGAAGTACTCAAACAGGCCACTAGATGGCACAAAGAGCCAGAAGAACCTACATTGAACACCAGAGATGCAGGAACTGCAGGAAAAAATCTTGCAGCTGAGCTTATGCCAAATTGAGATATAGAGATACGTATAGCAGTTCATTGTAACTACATAATATCCCAAGTCTGTTCTAAAAACCTTCTAAACCTCAGGTTTTGTCCATTCTTATCTTCTATCCGggctctcttcctctcctgacCTTGAACATCCATCGTTACCTCTCTGCACTTCTGCCCTTTCTTACCCAGCACTCTCTCCCCCAGTCCTCCAAGCTCCATGTAGGCGTTCTGGAAAGCTTCCTTCAACTCTTCATCCATAGGCTGCTCCTTGCCCTGCAGCAGGATGGTAGTGCAGCGGTCGAGGATCCTCTCAGGAGCTCCCTTCATCACCAGCAGGTAGCGGTTGTCATTGAGATCCTCTGTCTCGTGCACAGACAGCTAAAAGAAGGGCCAAAAATCAAAAAGTTGAGATCGAACATCCCAGACTTTAAGAcagcactgtttttgttttcgtgCGTACACAGCTATTTGCTTACTTGGTATTTGTTGGTGGAGTTAAAGGGGATCTCAGCCACCTTCTTGTTCTTATCTCTCATCAACCTGACTGAGCCACAGGACAGCTCGATACACTTGAGCAGAGCCGACTCTGAGGCATCGCCGGCAACATCGCGCTTCAGGATGGCGATGGAGTCTTGTCCCGCTTTGAACTGAGCGCGGTTACACAGAGCAGCAACACGTGCCAGAGACTGCCAAGTCACTGACGACTTGTCAAATGAGGCACCTGGACAACGCACACAGAAGTGGgcactaattattattatatataccTTTTTAAAGTAGACACAGTATTTCAGACACTACGAGTACACGCGtgttctccctcctctccattACTAACCAGACTGGTCCTCGGTGGTGTCAGCCTCGTGGATCTGGTTGTCAAACCACATGTGGGCCACAGTCATCCTGTTCTGGGTCAGAGTTCCGGTCTTGTCAGAGCAGATGGTGGAGGTGGAGCCCAGGGTTTCCACAGCTTCCAAGTTCTTCACCAGGCAGTTCTTCTTAGCCATGCGTTTGGCAGTCAGGGTCAGACACACCTGCAGACAAAGACAGGATGTTAAGACAGTTACTGTTGAGTGAGTAAAACACAGAGACCACATCATATATGATAATTATCTATTCAGTGGTCCACTTACAGTGACGGTGGCCAGCAGCCCTTCAGGCACGTTTGCCACAATGATGCCGATGAGGAAGATGACAGCCTCGAGCCAGCTGTAACCCAGGATGAGGGCCAGGACGAAAAAGGTGACACCCAGGAAGACGGCCACACCCGTGATGATGTGGATGAAGTGCTCGATCTCCTTGGCGATGGGGGTTTTGCCGGTCTCCAGGCCAGAGGTCAGCGTAGCGATGCGACCCATGACTGTGCGGTCTCCAGTGCAGATAACGATGCCACGTGCTGTGCCTGGTTTATGATGATAAATGTGTTAGTTACTACAGTTTATATCTGtgttttgtggggaaaaaaactactAATAATGGTTCTATACCAAGAGTAATGTATGTGTCGGCTTGTTTGGGGAACAAAAAACCAACCACTGGCACACAagataatgagaaaaaaagctAATGCTATCGCCATGGTGACAATACCTTCCACACAGTTGGTGGAGAAGAAAGCAACGTTTCGGGTCTCCAAGGGGTTGTCATGGGTACAGTCAGGTGACCTGCTCTGAGGTTCTGACTCGCCAGTCAGGGAGGAGTTATCCACCTattcacacagagaaagaataaaacatgttgtacatgaagaaggtgtgtgtgtatgagagagagagagggggagggagagagtatATACCTTGCAGCCATGAGCAGATACCACCCTGATGTCAGCAGGAATCCTGTCTCCACCTTTCACTTCGATCAGATCTCCAGCCACCACCTCTTCAGCGTTGATCTGTACCTTTTCACCCTCTCGGATCACCAACGCTTGCTGCAGGGAAGACATCAGTGATTGTCAAAGACATGGTTCTCAGTCAGAGCCTGACTAGAGGAGGAAATACCACACGTCTTGACATTTGACTGCTAACTATGTATCTGCCTGTCACAGCCTAACTGTGGGCGGACACTGAGCAGCGCACAGGGAGCAATGAGGGTTGGGTAGTTTGCTCTGCAAGCCAAGAACCCTTTCCACTTGGCGGAGGGTatcaaatgtgacacatttttattatagcAAATATGTGTAAAATTGGTGGTGTATAATTGGCTCTTTGCACTGcggccattttggcaggaaaatCATTGGTGAtactgatcacattaacgaCGGCTCTGTTCACTTTATGTAGTGTAAGTCAGGCTAGTATGACAGTGAGCGAGTGAGTATGCACCTAAAACCCTGAAGAACAGCCCAAGAAGaagcactgcagtgcacttagagagtttaaataaaaacaatgaataaactaaatattaaatactttCTTACTGTTGTGCACAATGGTACATTAGTTGATCATTTCTGAAGAAAAATGTTTGCTTCTCCTGACGTCTTTTTCACAaacgctcacacacaaacacaaacacatattgtACCTGAGGCACCATGTTCTTGAAAGACTCCATGATTTTGGAGCTCTTAGCCTCTTGGAAGTATGAGAAGCAGCCAGTGATGATGACAACAGCTGTGAGCACGATACCCAGGTACAACTGGAAAGAGAGTAaaagagggagacacagagcGACGGTTTGAGAGAGAGCAAACAAGTTCAAATATATTTGGAGGCAAtgggtgctgtgtgtgtgtgacagtcaaATCACTTCTCCGAGGTGTTAATTATGTCTCTGTGTCGTGGGGTGGTGGACGTGTTAATGAGGTGTGGAAGTGCCagatgtgaatatgttcttcgGGAATccgtgtgactctgtgtgtgtgtgtgagggacgCTCACGTTGTCTCCTGCAGGGTCGTCCTCAGTGGCTGCCTGGATGGCGTAGGCCAGGAAACAAAGGATGGCGCCTAACCACAGCAGGATGGAGAATCCACCAAACAGCTGGCGACAGAACTTGACCCACTCTGGTGTGGTGGGAGGAGGGGTGAGAGCATTGGGACCATCCCTCAGCAGGAACTCTGCTGCCTTGGCGTTGGTCAGTCCCtggagaggacagagaaatTCAAACCTACCATGTCTTTGTCCACATTACATGATGAAAACCACACATTGAATCATCGTCTATTTCATTGTCAAACCTGAAATATACCATTGAAGGTACGCCCATGCCACCTAGTGGACAACTGGGAGAACAGCACCACACCACAGATTTACAGGACACGCTAAAACCATCGACTCACCTGCACAATATCAGTCTGGAATTTCCGGCACACTTCCTCTACAGACATCTTATGTTCCGTCTGAAAACAGTAAACACACGAAAAATCAGTGATCTGCATATTTCAGAATGTTTAAACATTGTTTTGCATGCAGGACAAACGTGAGGACTAGAATAAGAGGtgatgtgaattaaaaaaaaacagctttgaggTTTgaagtcttttaaaaatatctataGAAAATGATTAGAAATTGAGTCCATGCATGCGCTTCACCTGAAAGACAAGAGTATCAGGGCAGCCAGGTGTGGCGGCCCTGCTGTCTGTTTCTTGTGCTGAGATGTGGAATCAAGATGATGACTTCTTGACAACAGATCAAGCCTCTTACCAGCAACAATATTTTACAGAACAAATCCATGTTCTTTTCTCACACTATTTTACGTGGATGGAATAAAAATTTAACGGCTTCAAATCCAATGATCATACCGACATTATACCAACGTTCAGTtcagcatacagtatattcaggGATAAAGGACGTTTTTTACTTACAATGGGCACTTCCTTCTTCAGGTCATCCATGTCCTTGGTcgcccccttcttcttcttggggGATCGGTCATCTTTGTCCTGTGTGGTGGCAACGCGGTAACTGTCTGATCGGCCatactacagacacacacacatgttttataCATGCCTCGGACTAGGTTAGCTATAGAAGAGAGTGGTCTGTGCCCCTCTGCATGTAGTCTGAGCTGTTCCGTGGGCTTGTACACTGACACTGTACGGACCTTTTTGCCAGCAGCCAtcttgacatgttttagcacaatgttcagttcatgtaagtcaggacagtgcAAACCAGGGCACACAAGCTAAATGGAACTgtgccatcattcatttgattatttacacctgtgattttccttctgtcaaaatggctgctgtgcaaagtcTTTACATGCCCTCTTTGTTGACAGCATTATAACAAAATACTGAACTGCCCTTGAGGTTTTTCTCTGTCAATGTACCGCGAGTATAgtgacactgcatccctgtgAAGTGGCCTTGTGAAGTCGCCTGCATTTAGTCAATAATGTCAATTCTTATGATTAAAAGAATCACTGTGACAGGAAAAGGAAACTTCATTACCCTGGTAGAACATGTGTTTTTGCACCTGCAGACTGATCGGACACATCTGTGTGATTTAATCATTCTTGCTCTGATGTCCAACAACAGAACATGATCAAACTGATTGGTTCCTGCTccctttcattcttttttaatctGGCAGCAAACattaaagaaagagagaggcagagcagaCAAACTGAGTTTATAGACTCATCAAAGACTTTCTGATTGGAtttgaatgtttctgttttgcCGCCATTAGACCAGAAACACCAGAAACACTTTGATGCCCAGATTACTAAaaattaccacacacacacacacacttcctgttttactgcTCCTTAATTCAACAATCCTTTCAGAaatgtttattaattaataaccACAACCTTCTCCACTGCTGCACATTATAGTTGTTCTTCTCTGACAGTAACTACAGTCCAGACCTCTGATGTCCATcatcagaggtcaaaggtgacaTGAAGAGGTAGGAATCTCTCTCTGGAGATCCGAGTGGGTGTCGCCAGTCCAACCCTTTATTGACACAGCAGAGTCATCAAAGAAACTGCCCTTGGTTGCAAATGACTGGAGGCGGGGGGGTGGCATGCATGACAGAGTAGCAGAATCCTGCTGACATGGAGGTCACACTCAAAAGTCATAAATTCACCTCAGATCAGACATAAATGTCAATAACTGTCAATGTAATAATCAATGACAGGAAATATCTGGTGTAAGAGATTTGAGTGCAAAGGGTAAAAATGGAATGTGGAGGTGTTCTTCGTTGTGTGGTGATTCTTTCCTGGCAGCATCTGGATGTCGCTGCTCAGGATCTTCGCTCGGGGTGTGAATCACAGGGTCACCTCACGATACGATCCGCGATACCAGTGATATCacaatacaatgattctgtgataatcaatatactGCAAGACAATCATGCGGCCATACGTCACGataactgaagaaaataaaagtgcaggatttctctgcaACTCTGTAACTtctgcccaagtttccctcTTTCATttgagacatgaagtagtgttgagggaaactggcagggactacTTTGTCTCTCCATGCTTCTGTCCTTACAAATCTGTCCATTCTGAAAGTGGAGTCCCTGCTCTTCTGctctttttctcccctttgGAATTAAGAGTTTCTTGACTTTAGTTGAACTGTATGCTGAAAATCACTGAGACAAAGTCAGACAAATGTCAGTATATTTGCAAAAGTATCAAGGAGAAAGTCTGAACCTATGAGGACTGACAAACACACCCTAACCACGCACACACCCGCAGTGTGTCGAGATTCTACTGACAAAGATCAACGTTCCACCACATTTACCACTTGAAGAGTGCAGCTCTTGTGTGAAGCTATTGTGAAATCATGTCTTTACGTATTTAATGTGCACATGGTTACAAAAACCAGTCGTTCTAGTCTTTCATAACATGTGGATACGATCTGTGGCGTGCCATCAGGACATAATCAGGGTTTGGTCCTCgaatagaaagaaaacaaagtgttatttcTCCAGATATTTTAGAACAGTGTTACAACAAACTCTTTTCATCCATTATATAAATCACAGCCTTCATGTGGTTGCAGCAGGTCTTTGGCTCAGAAAGGTGGGTTGACGACCAGTCAGTAAAGTCTGTAATTTCCATGGGCACGCCTCTGTTTACAAAGGCCGGGGCTTGTTGGGAACggcatttttcaaatgtgtgcTCTCGTCTTTAAGTCACTGCACTCCACTGGTGACAATTCCCACTCCCACCCAGCTGCTCAGACACCACTTCTGAACGctaaatcaaacaataaaacaaatagttGGACTGCATTGGGGCAGAGAGTCGTATGTCAGTGGGAGGGAGTGGTCTGCAaatgcacacaagcacacactcactcacacacacacacactcacacacacacacactgttctgcaACAAAAGAGCAGGTGAGCAAAGCTGCTGAAGCAAGACCAGGCAGGCCTGGTGTGACAGAGATGTACTGACGACTGATGCAGTGGAAAAGTACTGCTGCTCACCCCTCTGAGACAAAGcctttacatgtgtgtttgtctatgtgCATGATGCACACGTTTATACAACACAGACATGTATGTGTTACATTATATGCATTTATGTTTTCCACTGGAGATCACGCGAACAATCCGTGTCTCTATATCTCCATTTTAGAGATCGTTAAAGTTCTGGATTTATCTTTTCTAATATCGATGATCTAAAAGATGACGGACAGGTGACGGGTGTGTTAGTGTGGATTCAGACATGTAAAGCTGCACAGTGTACAAAAGGGGCCGTGTTAACTCAGCAGCACACCTGCACTTCTCAgcatacagtgtgtttgtttaaatatgaacatgtacacacacacacacacacatatagaggTGGTGAGGCgtggcaaagaaaaacaatatgcgttgaaaagtaaaagacacagagaaatacATGTGGTAAGGAGGAGATGATGGACGGATGGTATTGAGTACGCAGAGAGGGAGTTAGGTATCAGTGGGAAGTGAGAAGCAGGGGCAGTTAAAGAGGGAGAGGCAGGAAAAGAAAGGGAATGAGAGCAACAACGTGAAAGAGACTGAGAGCGAGGGAAAGAGAGCTGTCACTCTTCTCTTACGCATCTAATTAGAAATTGATGAGCAGTCTTTGTCTGCTGGCTCTGTGTCTGCGTTTGACCTGCAGTGACCCACTCTAATAGATTGCACAACCTCACTAATGCCATGTGTGTCATTTGTCACTTTAAGAATGCTAAGAGATTATACTCTCACTGCACGTTTGTGTCTTTAGATGATGGATATTTGCAGATATCAGGATCACATGGAGAGTTAAGAGGTTGCCGATTTATCATATGCGTGCGTTTACACTGCGATGAGTGTGTTAGCTTTGCaggtgtgagtttgtgtgtgtgtgtgtgtgtgcttgccaCTCAATCATTAATGACAGAAGGGACAGCTAACCAAACCTCTCAGTTTCCCCCTCTTCACACACAGCTACCTAAAACACTTTATTTACGTTGCACTATTCAGCAATTAGAAGCAGTTCAAAAACACCTCCATGGCGGTTTATGACGTGTTATCCTGTAGTTGTTATCAGATACACAGTGCATCAGAGAAGTCTGGGTTATAAACAGATAATGAATGATGTGAAAACAGCTATATAGTATGCATAAAATACGCTTAGAACTGTTAAATAGGGCAACTCTGAGTACAGTGTCACCATGGTCTTCTCACTTTGTCGAAGTCACTGTGCAACAAAGGTTAAACAAGTCTGAAATCGAGACCTACACGTATATAATAACTGCAGTCATCTCCATTTTGTGCACATACACTACATACAAAAGAGTCATTTGCGATGCAGACAAC from the Solea senegalensis isolate Sse05_10M linkage group LG9, IFAPA_SoseM_1, whole genome shotgun sequence genome contains:
- the atp1a3b gene encoding sodium/potassium-transporting ATPase subunit alpha-3b isoform X1; the protein is MGYGRSDSYRVATTQDKDDRSPKKKKGATKDMDDLKKEVPITEHKMSVEEVCRKFQTDIVQGLTNAKAAEFLLRDGPNALTPPPTTPEWVKFCRQLFGGFSILLWLGAILCFLAYAIQAATEDDPAGDNLYLGIVLTAVVIITGCFSYFQEAKSSKIMESFKNMVPQQALVIREGEKVQINAEEVVAGDLIEVKGGDRIPADIRVVSAHGCKVDNSSLTGESEPQSRSPDCTHDNPLETRNVAFFSTNCVEGTARGIVICTGDRTVMGRIATLTSGLETGKTPIAKEIEHFIHIITGVAVFLGVTFFVLALILGYSWLEAVIFLIGIIVANVPEGLLATVTVCLTLTAKRMAKKNCLVKNLEAVETLGSTSTICSDKTGTLTQNRMTVAHMWFDNQIHEADTTEDQSGASFDKSSVTWQSLARVAALCNRAQFKAGQDSIAILKRDVAGDASESALLKCIELSCGSVRLMRDKNKKVAEIPFNSTNKYQLSVHETEDLNDNRYLLVMKGAPERILDRCTTILLQGKEQPMDEELKEAFQNAYMELGGLGERVLGFCHVMLPEDQYPKGFAFDTDDVNFQTDNLCFVGLMSMIDPPRAAVPDAVGKCRSAGIKVIMVTGDHPITAKAIAKGVGIISEGNETVEDIAARLNIPVSQVNPRDAKACVIHGTDLKELSQDQMDDILRNHTEIVFARTSPQQKLIIVEGCQRQGAIVAVTGDGVNDSPALKKADIGVAMGISGSDVSKQAADMILLDDNFASIVTGVEEGRLIFDNLKKSIAYTLTSNIPEITPFLLFIIANIPLPLGTITILCIDLGTDMVPAISLAYEAAESDIMKRQPRNPFRDKLVNERLISIAYGQIGMIQALGGFFAYFVILAENGFLPSGLIGIRLNWDDRSLNDLEDSYGQQWTYEQRKIVEFTCHTAFFVSIVVVQWADVIICKTRRNSVFQQGMRNKILIFGLFEETALAAFLSYCPGMDVALRMYPLKPSWWFCAFPYSFLIFVYDEIRKLLIRRNPGGWVERETYY
- the atp1a3b gene encoding sodium/potassium-transporting ATPase subunit alpha-3b isoform X2, with translation MGDKDDRSPKKKKGATKDMDDLKKEVPITEHKMSVEEVCRKFQTDIVQGLTNAKAAEFLLRDGPNALTPPPTTPEWVKFCRQLFGGFSILLWLGAILCFLAYAIQAATEDDPAGDNLYLGIVLTAVVIITGCFSYFQEAKSSKIMESFKNMVPQQALVIREGEKVQINAEEVVAGDLIEVKGGDRIPADIRVVSAHGCKVDNSSLTGESEPQSRSPDCTHDNPLETRNVAFFSTNCVEGTARGIVICTGDRTVMGRIATLTSGLETGKTPIAKEIEHFIHIITGVAVFLGVTFFVLALILGYSWLEAVIFLIGIIVANVPEGLLATVTVCLTLTAKRMAKKNCLVKNLEAVETLGSTSTICSDKTGTLTQNRMTVAHMWFDNQIHEADTTEDQSGASFDKSSVTWQSLARVAALCNRAQFKAGQDSIAILKRDVAGDASESALLKCIELSCGSVRLMRDKNKKVAEIPFNSTNKYQLSVHETEDLNDNRYLLVMKGAPERILDRCTTILLQGKEQPMDEELKEAFQNAYMELGGLGERVLGFCHVMLPEDQYPKGFAFDTDDVNFQTDNLCFVGLMSMIDPPRAAVPDAVGKCRSAGIKVIMVTGDHPITAKAIAKGVGIISEGNETVEDIAARLNIPVSQVNPRDAKACVIHGTDLKELSQDQMDDILRNHTEIVFARTSPQQKLIIVEGCQRQGAIVAVTGDGVNDSPALKKADIGVAMGISGSDVSKQAADMILLDDNFASIVTGVEEGRLIFDNLKKSIAYTLTSNIPEITPFLLFIIANIPLPLGTITILCIDLGTDMVPAISLAYEAAESDIMKRQPRNPFRDKLVNERLISIAYGQIGMIQALGGFFAYFVILAENGFLPSGLIGIRLNWDDRSLNDLEDSYGQQWTYEQRKIVEFTCHTAFFVSIVVVQWADVIICKTRRNSVFQQGMRNKILIFGLFEETALAAFLSYCPGMDVALRMYPLKPSWWFCAFPYSFLIFVYDEIRKLLIRRNPGGWVERETYY